One stretch of Sander vitreus isolate 19-12246 chromosome 16, sanVit1, whole genome shotgun sequence DNA includes these proteins:
- the cabp1b gene encoding calcium-binding protein 1b codes for MSGPPSQMLLQDQKKNYKAVQCEEGGSGGAYLEPLVALAQNGATMHNVLGPACIFLRKGFAENRQADRELRPEEMDELREAFKEFDKDKDGFIGCKDLGNCMRTMGYMPTEMELIELSQQINMNLGGHVDFEDFVELMGPKLLAETADMIGVKELRDAFKEFDTNGDGQISTAELREAMKKLLGQQVGHRDLEDILRDIDLNGDGHVDFEEFVRMMSR; via the exons ATGTCCGGCCCCCCTTCCCAAATGCTGCTCCAGGACCAGAAGAAGAACTACAAAGCAGTGCAGTGTGAGGAGGGGGGCTCTGGGGGGGCCTATCTTGAGCCACTAGTGGCCCTGGCCCAGAACGGAGCCACCATGCACAACGTACTGGGGCCTGCATGCATCTTTCTACGCAAGGGCTTCGCTGAGAACCGGCAGGCT GACCGAGAGCTGAGGCCCGAAGAAATGGATG AGTTGCGTGAGGCATTCAAGGAGTTTGACAAAGACAAAGATGGGTTCATTGGCTGTAAAGACCTGGGGAACTGCATGAGAACAATGGGCTACATGCCAACAGAGATGGAGCTAATAGAACTGAGCCAGCAAATCAACATGAATT TGGGAGGACATGTTGACTTTGAGGACTTTGTTGAACTCATGGGGCCCAAACTTCTGGCTGAAACTGCAGACATGATTGGGGTGAAAGAACTGAGGGATGCATTCAAGGAG TTTGACACTAATGGTGACGGCCAGATCAGCACAGCAGAACTTAGAGAAGCAATGAAAAAACTTTTAGGACAACAG GTCGGACACAGAGATCTGGAGGACATCCTACGAGACATTGACCTTAACGGAGATGGACACGTAGACTTTGAAG